From one Mycolicibacterium sp. HK-90 genomic stretch:
- a CDS encoding peroxidase: MLEFDDIQHILLTRTPAITGRYEFLKFDTPQGGRAWLTELLGKVQSAADAVATMDESDRWVTLAFTWTGLRALGVDEESLASFPDAFREGMASRASILGDTGDAAPEHWVGGLAGEDLHAIAILFSRTDEQSRRSIEEHDKLLDRTDGVRSLSYLDLNATPPFNYAHDHFGFRDRLSQPVIKGSGEEPTPGSGDPLEPGEFILGYPDEDGPVANLPRPEVLSRNGSYLAYRRLEEHVALFRDYLRERSDSPEAEELLAAKFMGRWRSGAPLVLAPDRDDPELGADPMRNNDFNYKSMDPFGYACPLGSHARRLNPRDTAHYMNRRRMIRRGATYGPALPDGAPDDGVDRGIAAFIICADLVRQFEFAQNVWINDKTFHELGNEHDPICGTQDGTLDFTVPKRPIRKVHKGIPAFTTLRGGAYFFLPGLTALRYLAAGDSEAIP; the protein is encoded by the coding sequence GTGCTCGAGTTCGATGACATCCAGCACATCCTGCTGACCCGTACCCCGGCGATCACCGGCCGCTACGAGTTCCTGAAATTCGACACCCCGCAGGGCGGCCGGGCCTGGCTGACCGAACTGCTGGGCAAGGTGCAGTCCGCCGCGGACGCGGTGGCCACCATGGACGAATCCGACCGCTGGGTCACATTGGCCTTCACCTGGACCGGACTGCGGGCGCTCGGCGTCGACGAGGAGTCGTTGGCCAGTTTCCCGGATGCGTTCCGGGAAGGCATGGCCTCGCGTGCATCGATCCTCGGTGACACGGGGGACGCCGCCCCTGAACACTGGGTGGGCGGTCTGGCGGGTGAGGATCTGCATGCCATCGCGATCCTGTTCTCCCGCACCGACGAGCAAAGCCGCCGGTCCATCGAGGAGCACGACAAGCTGCTGGACAGAACCGACGGAGTCCGCAGCCTGTCCTATCTGGACCTGAACGCGACACCACCGTTCAACTATGCCCACGACCACTTCGGATTCCGCGACCGACTGTCCCAGCCGGTGATCAAGGGATCGGGCGAGGAGCCGACTCCCGGGTCGGGGGACCCGCTGGAGCCCGGGGAGTTCATCCTCGGCTATCCCGACGAGGACGGACCGGTTGCCAATCTGCCTCGGCCGGAGGTGCTTTCGCGCAACGGCAGTTACCTGGCCTACCGCCGGCTCGAGGAGCACGTCGCGTTGTTCCGCGACTATCTGCGCGAGCGGTCGGACTCACCCGAGGCCGAGGAACTGCTGGCCGCCAAGTTCATGGGCCGATGGCGCAGCGGCGCTCCCCTGGTGCTGGCACCCGATCGCGACGACCCCGAGCTGGGCGCAGACCCTATGCGCAACAACGATTTCAACTACAAGTCGATGGATCCCTTCGGCTATGCCTGTCCGCTCGGCTCGCATGCCCGCCGGCTCAATCCGCGCGACACCGCGCACTACATGAATCGTCGCCGGATGATCCGGCGCGGCGCCACCTATGGCCCCGCCCTGCCCGACGGCGCACCCGACGACGGCGTGGACCGCGGTATCGCCGCATTCATCATCTGCGCCGATCTGGTGCGGCAGTTCGAGTTCGCCCAGAACGTCTGGATCAACGACAAGACCTTTCACGAACTCGGCAACGAGCACGACCCGATCTGCGGAACCCAGGACGGCACGTTGGATTTCACCGTGCCCAAAAGACCGATACGCAAGGTACACAAGGGGATTCCGGCTTTCACCACGCTGCGCGGCGGTGCCTACTTCTTCCTGCCGGGTCTCACCGCACTGCGCTACCTCGCGGCCGGAGACAGTGAGGCCATCCCATGA
- a CDS encoding nuclear transport factor 2 family protein: MTSEPAALEARLARLEDERDIAQLIASYGPWVDAADADGAAALWAVDGSYEVEGWTMTGRADVHKMVSSTSHRALVASGCSHFLGPAVVTVDGDTAVAVCESLVLVRRESPGGSDEYVVWRATANHFELARMEGRWQITRRSSRLLNGDPTAHRLLIAGVTGEPAPDPR, from the coding sequence GTGACCTCCGAGCCGGCTGCCCTGGAGGCGCGGCTGGCGCGGCTCGAGGACGAACGCGACATCGCCCAGCTGATTGCCTCCTACGGCCCATGGGTGGATGCCGCCGACGCCGACGGCGCGGCCGCGCTGTGGGCGGTCGACGGCAGTTATGAGGTCGAGGGCTGGACGATGACCGGCCGGGCTGATGTCCACAAGATGGTGAGCTCGACGTCCCACCGCGCGCTGGTGGCGTCGGGATGCAGTCACTTCCTCGGGCCCGCGGTGGTGACAGTCGATGGCGACACGGCGGTGGCGGTGTGTGAATCGCTGGTGCTGGTGCGCCGCGAAAGCCCGGGCGGCTCCGATGAATACGTCGTGTGGCGGGCCACCGCCAATCACTTCGAGCTGGCCCGGATGGAGGGGCGCTGGCAGATCACCCGGCGGTCCAGCCGCCTGCTGAACGGTGACCCGACCGCTCACCGATTGCTGATCGCCGGGGTGACCGGAGAGCCCGCACCCGACCCCAGGTGA
- a CDS encoding esterase family protein, translating to MTIVARVRRVLAVAAVFALTSVLAGALGPPAAHGYSNVPIEILTVPSGAMARDVRVEFLSGGPGSHAVYLLDSMEAGDDRNGWDINTAAFDLFDGSGISVVMPVGGKSGFYSDWYAPAVGNGGTWTYNWETFLTRELPAWLAANRQVSQTGNAVVGLSMGGSSALVLAAYHPQQFIYAGALSGFLNLSAAQWPGLVRVAMSWNGGFNPDAMWGPPGDPAWARNDPTVNVGRLVANGTRIWVYCGNGTAADPALASPDAPIGGLGFLEGFAIDSNRAFADAYRAAGGSNAVFNFPDGIHSWGYWGQELSRMKPDLSRVLGTPQNSGASEVADPVLGDLPVAGQR from the coding sequence ATGACGATCGTTGCGCGCGTTCGGCGAGTTCTGGCCGTGGCGGCTGTGTTCGCGTTGACATCCGTCCTCGCCGGCGCCCTCGGGCCCCCGGCGGCTCACGGCTACTCCAATGTGCCGATCGAGATCCTCACTGTGCCCTCGGGCGCGATGGCGCGCGATGTCCGCGTCGAATTCCTCAGCGGGGGGCCGGGTTCGCACGCGGTGTATCTGCTCGACAGCATGGAGGCCGGCGACGACCGCAACGGATGGGACATCAACACCGCGGCCTTCGACCTGTTCGACGGAAGCGGCATCTCGGTGGTGATGCCGGTAGGCGGGAAGTCCGGTTTCTACAGCGACTGGTACGCGCCCGCGGTCGGCAACGGTGGGACCTGGACGTACAACTGGGAGACCTTCCTGACCCGCGAACTGCCGGCCTGGCTGGCTGCCAATCGGCAAGTCTCCCAAACGGGTAATGCCGTGGTGGGGTTGTCGATGGGCGGATCGTCCGCCTTGGTGCTGGCCGCGTATCACCCGCAGCAGTTCATCTACGCGGGCGCGCTGTCGGGTTTCCTGAACCTCTCGGCGGCGCAGTGGCCGGGCCTGGTTCGGGTCGCCATGAGCTGGAACGGCGGCTTCAACCCGGACGCGATGTGGGGCCCGCCGGGGGACCCGGCCTGGGCGCGCAACGACCCGACGGTCAACGTCGGGCGGCTGGTCGCCAACGGCACCCGAATCTGGGTCTATTGCGGTAACGGGACTGCCGCGGATCCGGCGCTGGCCAGTCCGGACGCACCCATCGGCGGCCTGGGCTTCCTGGAAGGATTCGCGATCGACTCGAACCGGGCGTTCGCCGACGCGTACCGGGCGGCCGGCGGCAGCAACGCGGTGTTCAACTTCCCGGACGGCATCCACAGCTGGGGCTATTGGGGGCAGGAACTGAGCCGGATGAAGCCCGATCTGTCACGTGTTCTCGGCACCCCGCAGAACAGCGGCGCGAGCGAAGTCGCGGACCCGGTCCTTGGCGATCTTCCCGTTGCCGGTCAGCGGTAG
- a CDS encoding SDR family oxidoreductase encodes MTDLAKYGPWAVIAGGSEGVGAEFARMLAEDGFNLVLLARKAGPLEVTAQRCRELGVQVRTLAVDLVDAAATAQIAEATADLEVGLLIYNAGANTCSERFLDAPLDDFQKVVDLNVIRMMDLVQHYGRPMAARRRGGILLVGSLAGYAGSMKHTVYGGVKAYGRLFAESLWLELREYDVDVLELVLGVTRTPAMQRAGLNFDAPGMLINDPAEVAREGLDHLASGPVHIAGGNAKRAEINSAPDRAAVVLKSDAAIRNLIERRAQQ; translated from the coding sequence ATGACCGACCTCGCAAAATATGGGCCTTGGGCCGTGATCGCCGGCGGCTCGGAAGGGGTGGGTGCCGAGTTCGCCCGCATGCTCGCCGAGGACGGCTTCAACCTGGTATTGCTGGCGCGCAAAGCCGGCCCGCTGGAGGTCACCGCGCAACGTTGCCGGGAGTTGGGCGTGCAGGTACGCACGCTCGCGGTCGATCTGGTGGACGCCGCGGCGACGGCACAGATCGCCGAGGCGACCGCCGACCTGGAGGTCGGTTTGCTGATCTACAACGCCGGGGCCAATACCTGTAGTGAGCGGTTCCTGGACGCACCGCTGGACGACTTCCAGAAGGTGGTCGACCTCAACGTGATCCGGATGATGGACCTGGTCCAGCATTACGGCAGGCCGATGGCCGCGCGCCGGCGCGGTGGCATCCTGCTGGTGGGATCGCTGGCCGGCTACGCCGGATCGATGAAACACACCGTCTACGGCGGCGTGAAGGCGTACGGCCGGCTGTTCGCCGAGAGCCTGTGGCTGGAGTTGCGCGAGTACGACGTCGACGTGCTCGAGCTGGTGCTCGGGGTGACGCGCACCCCGGCGATGCAACGCGCGGGTCTGAACTTCGACGCGCCGGGCATGCTGATCAACGATCCGGCCGAGGTGGCGCGGGAAGGCCTGGACCACCTCGCCTCCGGTCCGGTCCACATCGCGGGCGGCAATGCCAAGCGCGCCGAGATCAACAGTGCCCCCGACCGGGCCGCGGTGGTGCTCAAATCCGACGCGGCGATCCGCAATCTCATCGAACGGCGGGCGCAGCAGTGA
- a CDS encoding MFS transporter has translation MPPPLTTVSSEPTDVHGPRRAWAAVALLTLVGLLNYVDRFLPAVLAEPIKHELALSDTAIGVINGFGFLIVYAVLGIVVARISDRGSYGAVISACLALWGAMTMLGGAVQSGFQLALTRVGVAVGEAGSTPAAHAYVARNFAPQRRAAPLAVITFAIPLASTASLIGGGLLAENLGWRTAFVVMGAISVVVAPLVLLVVGSRQSLPVVAPREPAAAAVKWWALLRKPSFLAVVGGTACIAAAGYSLTTFSPAFLMRTRSMSLSEVGWEYGLATGVSGVLGLLIVGRLADRLAVRDPRWLLWIVVATTALLLPTSVLAFTVESRMACVWFLALSYVIGTAYMAPSIAAIHRLVLPEQRATASAIFLFFNATLGAVGPFVTGLLSDSLTADLGAHALGRALLILVPALQLLAMCCYLAAARWYRQDIIEVDT, from the coding sequence ATGCCGCCACCGCTGACCACCGTGTCGTCGGAGCCCACCGACGTGCACGGCCCGAGGCGCGCATGGGCCGCCGTGGCATTGCTGACGTTGGTCGGCCTGCTCAACTACGTCGACAGGTTTCTGCCTGCGGTGCTGGCCGAGCCGATCAAACACGAACTCGCGCTGTCGGACACCGCGATCGGGGTGATCAACGGCTTCGGGTTCCTGATCGTCTACGCGGTGCTCGGCATCGTGGTGGCCCGCATCAGCGACCGCGGGTCGTACGGCGCGGTGATCTCCGCCTGCCTGGCCCTCTGGGGTGCGATGACCATGCTGGGCGGCGCCGTGCAGTCCGGTTTTCAGCTCGCCCTCACCCGGGTGGGCGTCGCGGTGGGCGAGGCCGGGAGCACACCCGCCGCCCACGCCTACGTGGCCCGCAATTTCGCGCCGCAGCGCCGGGCGGCACCCCTGGCGGTCATCACCTTCGCGATCCCGCTGGCCAGCACGGCCAGCCTGATCGGCGGCGGCCTGTTGGCCGAGAACCTGGGCTGGCGAACGGCATTCGTGGTGATGGGCGCGATCAGCGTCGTCGTCGCCCCACTGGTCCTCCTCGTCGTCGGGAGCCGTCAGTCGCTGCCGGTGGTGGCGCCCCGGGAGCCGGCCGCCGCAGCGGTCAAGTGGTGGGCGCTGCTGCGCAAACCCAGCTTCCTCGCGGTCGTCGGCGGCACCGCGTGCATCGCGGCGGCCGGCTACTCGCTGACCACCTTCTCCCCCGCATTCCTGATGCGGACCCGGTCCATGTCGCTCAGCGAGGTCGGGTGGGAGTACGGCCTGGCCACCGGTGTGAGCGGAGTGCTCGGGCTACTGATCGTGGGCCGGCTGGCCGATCGATTGGCGGTGCGCGATCCGCGCTGGCTGCTCTGGATCGTGGTGGCCACCACGGCGCTGCTGCTGCCGACCTCGGTGCTGGCGTTCACCGTGGAAAGCCGAATGGCCTGCGTGTGGTTCCTGGCGCTCAGCTACGTGATCGGCACCGCCTACATGGCCCCGTCGATCGCGGCCATCCACCGTCTGGTGTTGCCCGAGCAGCGCGCCACCGCGTCGGCGATCTTCTTGTTCTTCAACGCCACCCTCGGGGCGGTCGGCCCCTTCGTCACCGGACTGCTCAGCGACTCGCTGACCGCCGATCTCGGGGCACATGCGCTGGGCCGCGCACTCCTGATCCTGGTGCCGGCGCTGCAGCTGCTGGCCATGTGCTGTTATCTGGCGGCGGCCAGGTGGTACCGCCAGGACATCATCGAGGTGGACACCTAA
- a CDS encoding SDR family NAD(P)-dependent oxidoreductase translates to MLGLEGKTFIVAGGATGIGAGTAERLAAEGASVVVGDVNMEGAKATVESIVGAGGAAIAVEFDLADDESVRHLVDATIAEFGAVHGLDNVGADLSENNLGRDTTILDTPFGVWHRTLDVNLLGFVRTIRAVLPHLLAQGGGSIVNTSSGGSLGTDPLHVAYNASKAAVNQLTRHVANNYGAKGIRSNAVMPGLVMGETQERQNDQQMQQMFLMAAKVTRLGKPADLAAVTAFLLSDDAEWINGQTWYIGGASHMRQ, encoded by the coding sequence ATGCTCGGGCTTGAGGGCAAGACCTTCATCGTCGCCGGGGGAGCGACCGGCATCGGCGCCGGCACCGCCGAGCGGTTGGCTGCCGAAGGCGCATCGGTGGTCGTGGGCGATGTCAACATGGAGGGGGCCAAGGCCACCGTCGAGAGCATCGTCGGGGCCGGTGGTGCTGCGATCGCCGTCGAATTCGACCTCGCCGACGACGAATCCGTCCGTCACCTCGTCGACGCGACGATCGCCGAGTTCGGGGCGGTCCACGGATTGGACAACGTCGGTGCCGACCTGTCGGAGAACAACCTCGGACGTGACACCACCATCCTCGACACCCCGTTCGGCGTCTGGCACCGAACCCTCGACGTCAACCTGCTGGGGTTCGTGCGCACGATCCGCGCCGTGCTGCCGCACCTGCTCGCCCAAGGCGGCGGCAGCATCGTCAACACCTCCTCGGGCGGCTCGTTGGGCACCGACCCGTTGCATGTGGCCTACAACGCCTCCAAGGCCGCGGTCAACCAGCTCACCCGTCACGTGGCGAACAACTACGGGGCCAAGGGAATTCGCAGCAACGCGGTGATGCCCGGGCTGGTGATGGGGGAGACCCAGGAACGCCAGAACGATCAACAGATGCAGCAGATGTTCCTGATGGCAGCCAAGGTCACGCGCCTCGGTAAACCCGCAGACCTGGCCGCCGTCACCGCGTTCCTGCTGTCCGACGACGCCGAGTGGATCAACGGCCAGACCTGGTACATCGGCGGCGCATCGCACATGCGGCAGTGA
- a CDS encoding AMP-binding protein: MSLLHELVSAAAAGAPERAAVVSDDGTTATFAEFDRQIRGVAGWVAARTAPGDRVAVVADNSAAYAEVYYGVPRSGRVLTLINQRLGPAEQAAQLATAAPTLLLGDDRYLSALAGTGAPIARAVPFESEQWQAAAASDLPCPDVVTPDDPAWMLYTSGSTGVPKAVVHSHRSILTAVWGSVEGRSVQPGGVYLLPFPMCHIAGYNMLVQHAVANTVVLCAQFRPEGFARLVREYGVTSCSLAPTMLHSLLGHLERSETDLPTLGTVAYGSAAMPLDLLRRAIDVLGVDFHQGYGMTETGGNVTFLGPDDHRAGAAGRPELLTSAGYPHRDVEIGIAGPDGRLVPPGQVGEILVRGAQVAPGCRQGGSSTEDGWLHTGDMGRRDADGRLFVVDRLKDIIVTGGENVSSREVEDALSTHPGVEHVAVVAVPDDYWGEAVCAVIVPAPGHRPAADELISHVRGVIAGFKRPRVVLFAHALPLTGNGKIAKDRVRDFARAAVLRGAENT; the protein is encoded by the coding sequence ATGAGCCTGCTGCACGAGCTGGTGTCCGCCGCTGCCGCCGGCGCACCTGAGCGCGCGGCGGTGGTGAGCGACGACGGAACCACCGCGACCTTCGCCGAATTCGACCGCCAGATCCGTGGTGTCGCCGGCTGGGTGGCCGCCCGGACGGCGCCGGGCGACCGGGTGGCGGTCGTCGCCGACAACAGTGCCGCGTACGCCGAGGTGTATTACGGCGTGCCCCGCAGCGGGCGGGTGCTGACCCTGATCAACCAGCGACTCGGCCCCGCCGAGCAGGCCGCGCAGCTGGCCACAGCGGCACCCACCCTGTTGCTCGGCGATGACCGCTACCTGTCGGCACTGGCCGGCACGGGCGCGCCCATCGCGCGGGCCGTCCCGTTCGAATCCGAGCAGTGGCAGGCGGCGGCGGCCTCCGACCTGCCCTGCCCCGACGTTGTGACACCGGACGATCCGGCCTGGATGCTGTACACCAGCGGGTCCACCGGTGTGCCGAAAGCTGTTGTGCACAGCCATCGTTCGATCCTGACCGCCGTGTGGGGTTCGGTGGAGGGCCGTTCGGTGCAGCCCGGCGGGGTGTACCTGCTGCCGTTCCCGATGTGCCACATCGCCGGGTACAACATGCTGGTCCAGCATGCGGTCGCCAATACCGTCGTGCTCTGCGCCCAGTTTCGCCCCGAGGGTTTCGCGCGACTGGTTCGCGAATACGGGGTGACCTCGTGTTCGCTGGCGCCGACGATGCTGCACTCGCTGCTCGGCCATCTGGAGCGCAGCGAGACCGATCTGCCCACGCTCGGCACCGTGGCCTACGGTTCCGCGGCGATGCCGCTGGATCTGCTGCGCCGCGCGATCGACGTGCTCGGGGTCGATTTCCACCAGGGCTACGGGATGACCGAAACCGGCGGCAACGTCACGTTTCTCGGCCCTGACGACCATCGGGCCGGAGCCGCCGGCCGGCCGGAACTGCTCACGAGCGCGGGCTACCCGCATCGCGACGTCGAGATCGGCATCGCCGGCCCGGACGGCAGGCTGGTGCCGCCGGGACAGGTGGGCGAGATCCTGGTGCGCGGCGCCCAGGTGGCACCGGGATGCCGGCAGGGCGGTTCCAGCACCGAGGACGGCTGGCTGCACACCGGCGACATGGGCCGCCGGGACGCCGACGGTCGCCTGTTCGTGGTCGACCGCCTCAAGGACATCATCGTCACCGGCGGCGAGAACGTGTCCTCCCGGGAAGTCGAGGATGCGCTGTCCACCCATCCCGGGGTGGAGCACGTCGCGGTGGTCGCGGTCCCCGACGACTACTGGGGCGAGGCGGTCTGCGCGGTGATCGTCCCCGCACCGGGACACCGACCGGCCGCCGACGAGTTGATCAGCCATGTACGCGGTGTGATCGCGGGATTCAAGCGGCCACGGGTGGTGTTGTTCGCCCACGCCCTACCGCTGACCGGCAACGGGAAGATCGCCAAGGACCGGGTCCGCGACTTCGCTCGCGCCGCTGTTCTGCGGGGTGCCGAGAACACGTGA
- the aceA gene encoding isocitrate lyase ICL2, with the protein MATIEANAQTNSSFEQDVEATQAYIDSSRFEGITRLYSARQVAEQRGTIPSDYPVAREAATAFYPYLRELFAQKKSITTFGPYSPGQAVVMKRMGIGGIYLGGWATSAKGSISEDPGPDLASYPLSQVPDEAAGLVRALLTADRNQQYLRLRMTPEQQAATPPVDYRPFIIADADTGHGGDPHVRNLIRRFVESGVPGYHIEDQRPGTKKCGHQGGKVLVPSDEQIKRLNTARFQLDIMRVPGIIVARTDAEAANLIDSRADERDQPFLLGATNLSVPTYKSCFLAMVRRFYDQGVTELNGHLLYALPDGEYATAEAWLDRQGITNTIDDAAKSHRAGDSVDALFDKVESAFVEAWQDDAGLNTYGEAVAELLEFREREGEPAAMSAADWRSFAARASLYTAQQKAHELGADVAWDCERVKTPEGYYQVRGGIPYAIAKSLAAAPFADILWMETKTADLADAKQFADAIHAEFPDQMLAYNLSPSFNWDTTGMSDDEMRAFPEELGKMGFVFNFITYGGHQVDGVACEEFATSLQQEGMLALARLQRKMRLVESPYRTPQTLVGGPRSDAALAASSGRTATTKAMGAGSTQHQHLVQTEVPKKLLEEWLAMWSDHYQLGENLRVQLRPRRAGSDVLDLGIYGDGDEPLANVVVDPIKDRHGRNILTVRDQNTFAEKLRKKRLMDLIHVWLIHRFKPEIVYYVTPTEDNVYQTEKMKAHGLFSDVYQEVGEIIVADVNQARIDELLAPDREALGRLIRKED; encoded by the coding sequence ATGGCAACCATCGAAGCCAACGCACAAACCAACTCGTCGTTCGAGCAGGATGTCGAGGCCACCCAGGCCTATATCGACAGCTCTCGATTCGAGGGCATCACCCGGCTGTATTCGGCGCGGCAGGTCGCCGAGCAGCGCGGCACCATTCCGTCGGACTATCCGGTGGCCCGTGAGGCCGCGACGGCGTTCTATCCCTACCTTCGGGAACTGTTCGCCCAGAAGAAGAGCATCACGACGTTCGGGCCGTACTCGCCGGGCCAGGCCGTGGTGATGAAACGGATGGGCATCGGTGGCATCTATCTGGGCGGGTGGGCCACCTCGGCCAAGGGCTCGATCAGTGAGGACCCGGGGCCCGACCTGGCCAGCTACCCGCTCAGCCAGGTGCCCGACGAGGCCGCCGGGCTGGTTCGGGCGCTGCTGACGGCCGACCGGAACCAGCAGTATCTGCGGCTGCGGATGACCCCGGAACAGCAAGCGGCGACACCGCCCGTCGACTACCGGCCGTTCATCATTGCCGACGCCGACACCGGTCACGGTGGCGATCCCCACGTGCGCAACCTGATCCGCCGCTTCGTCGAGTCAGGGGTGCCGGGCTATCACATCGAGGATCAGCGCCCCGGCACCAAGAAATGCGGCCACCAGGGCGGCAAGGTGCTGGTGCCCTCGGATGAGCAGATCAAGCGACTCAACACCGCCCGGTTCCAGCTCGACATCATGCGGGTGCCCGGCATCATCGTCGCGCGCACCGACGCCGAGGCGGCCAACCTGATCGACAGCCGCGCCGACGAGCGCGACCAGCCGTTCCTGCTCGGGGCTACCAACCTGTCGGTGCCGACCTACAAGTCGTGTTTCCTGGCGATGGTGCGACGGTTCTACGACCAGGGGGTCACCGAGCTCAACGGGCACCTGCTGTACGCCCTCCCCGACGGCGAGTACGCGACCGCCGAGGCCTGGCTGGATCGCCAGGGCATCACCAACACAATCGACGACGCCGCCAAGAGCCATCGGGCCGGCGATTCCGTGGATGCCCTGTTCGACAAGGTCGAGTCGGCGTTCGTCGAGGCCTGGCAGGACGATGCCGGCCTCAACACGTACGGCGAGGCGGTCGCCGAACTTCTGGAGTTCCGCGAACGCGAGGGTGAGCCCGCCGCGATGAGTGCGGCCGACTGGCGGTCGTTCGCGGCCCGGGCGTCGTTGTACACCGCGCAGCAGAAAGCCCACGAGCTGGGCGCCGATGTGGCCTGGGACTGCGAGCGGGTGAAGACGCCCGAGGGCTACTACCAGGTCCGCGGCGGCATCCCCTATGCCATCGCGAAGTCGTTGGCGGCCGCGCCTTTCGCCGACATCCTGTGGATGGAGACCAAGACCGCGGACCTGGCCGATGCCAAACAGTTCGCCGACGCGATCCACGCCGAGTTCCCGGACCAGATGCTGGCCTACAACCTGTCCCCCTCGTTCAACTGGGACACCACCGGCATGAGCGATGACGAGATGCGGGCGTTCCCTGAGGAACTCGGCAAGATGGGCTTCGTCTTCAACTTCATCACCTACGGCGGCCATCAGGTCGACGGCGTGGCGTGCGAGGAGTTCGCCACCTCGCTGCAGCAGGAGGGCATGCTGGCCCTGGCCCGGCTGCAACGCAAGATGCGGCTCGTCGAATCCCCTTACCGCACACCGCAGACCCTGGTCGGTGGGCCGCGCAGCGACGCGGCGCTGGCCGCGTCGTCGGGCCGCACCGCCACCACCAAGGCGATGGGTGCCGGGTCCACGCAGCACCAGCATCTGGTGCAGACCGAGGTGCCGAAGAAGTTGCTCGAGGAGTGGCTGGCGATGTGGAGCGACCACTACCAGCTCGGCGAGAACCTGCGGGTGCAACTGCGGCCGCGTCGCGCCGGCTCCGATGTGCTCGATCTCGGCATCTACGGCGATGGTGACGAGCCGCTGGCCAACGTCGTCGTCGACCCGATCAAGGACCGCCACGGCCGCAACATCCTGACGGTGCGCGACCAGAACACCTTTGCCGAGAAGCTGCGCAAGAAGCGCCTGATGGATCTGATCCACGTGTGGCTGATCCACCGGTTCAAGCCGGAGATCGTCTACTACGTGACGCCGACGGAGGACAACGTCTACCAGACCGAGAAGATGAAGGCGCACGGCCTGTTCAGCGACGTGTACCAGGAGGTCGGCGAGATCATCGTCGCGGACGTGAACCAGGCCCGCATCGACGAGCTGCTGGCGCCCGATCGCGAGGCGCTGGGACGGTTGATCCGCAAGGAGGACTGA
- a CDS encoding DUF4267 domain-containing protein encodes MSIDPAALATGAIRFASGVSFLVDPLRANRLWGARGEPDTTARLLLRSMGYRDALIGGLLLAAGLRGTDSRGWFLASGGADAADLLGGLSVHDQMPRSQQVIGLGGAVVGIAVGLWGATRRRDRATERTTD; translated from the coding sequence ATGTCGATCGACCCGGCCGCACTGGCCACCGGTGCCATCCGATTCGCATCGGGCGTCTCGTTTCTCGTCGACCCGCTGAGGGCCAACCGGCTGTGGGGCGCGCGCGGTGAACCTGACACCACCGCCCGGCTGTTGTTGCGGTCGATGGGATATCGCGACGCGCTGATCGGCGGGCTACTGCTGGCGGCGGGACTGCGCGGCACGGACAGCCGTGGTTGGTTTCTGGCCTCCGGCGGTGCCGATGCGGCCGATCTGCTCGGCGGACTGTCGGTTCACGATCAGATGCCGCGTTCGCAGCAGGTCATCGGGCTCGGGGGCGCGGTGGTCGGCATCGCGGTCGGGCTGTGGGGCGCGACCCGGCGCCGGGACCGGGCGACCGAGCGTACGACGGATTAG
- a CDS encoding SDR family oxidoreductase: MGTYAVTGSASGMGAQAAQRLRDLGHTVIGVDLTEGDVVADLSTPQGRRAAADGVLAACDGMLDGAVLAAGLGPGPGADRNRLIAEVNFLGVVELLEAWRPALAQADRAKVVVISSNSTTTVPVVPRRTIRALLARDTEKAVRSLRLLGRNGSALMYAASKIAVSRWLRINAVTAAWAGAGIRLNALAPGAILTPLLQAQLADPREGAAVRSFPIPVGGYGDAGHLADWICFMLSDSADFLCGSVIFVDGGSDAFFRPRDWPRTPPARGLPRYLWRFARGVRH, encoded by the coding sequence ATCGGCACTTACGCGGTTACCGGCTCCGCATCCGGCATGGGTGCGCAGGCCGCTCAGCGGCTCCGCGACCTCGGCCACACCGTGATCGGCGTGGACCTCACAGAAGGTGACGTGGTGGCCGACCTGTCCACCCCGCAGGGGCGCCGGGCCGCTGCCGACGGCGTGTTGGCGGCCTGCGACGGCATGCTCGACGGGGCGGTGCTGGCCGCCGGGCTCGGTCCCGGCCCCGGCGCTGACCGCAACCGGTTGATCGCCGAGGTGAACTTTCTCGGCGTCGTCGAGCTCCTAGAAGCCTGGCGACCCGCCCTGGCCCAGGCCGATCGCGCCAAAGTGGTTGTCATCTCCAGTAATTCGACGACCACCGTTCCGGTGGTCCCGCGCCGGACCATCCGGGCGCTGTTGGCTCGGGACACCGAGAAGGCAGTGCGCTCACTGCGCCTGCTCGGCCGGAACGGCTCCGCGCTGATGTACGCGGCCTCCAAGATCGCGGTGAGCCGCTGGCTGCGGATCAACGCGGTCACCGCGGCCTGGGCCGGGGCGGGCATCCGGCTCAATGCGCTCGCCCCCGGGGCGATCCTGACCCCGCTCCTGCAGGCCCAGCTCGCCGATCCCCGCGAAGGTGCCGCGGTGCGGTCCTTCCCGATCCCGGTCGGCGGCTACGGCGACGCCGGCCACCTTGCCGACTGGATCTGCTTCATGCTGTCGGATTCGGCCGATTTCCTCTGCGGCAGTGTGATCTTCGTCGACGGTGGCTCCGACGCCTTCTTCCGGCCCCGGGATTGGCCGAGAACCCCGCCGGCGCGCGGTCTTCCGCGATACCTGTGGCGCTTCGCCCGCGGCGTCCGACACTGA